A portion of the Microlunatus phosphovorus NM-1 genome contains these proteins:
- the prcA gene encoding proteasome subunit alpha: MSMPFYVAPEQQMKDRADFARKGIARGRSVVVLRYADGIVFVAENRSQALHKVSEIYDRIGFAAVGRYNEFENLRTAGIRYADLRGYSYDRTDVTGRGLANAYAQLLGTIFSSGGEKPYEVEIVVAELGATPELDQIYRLTYDGSVADEDAYAVMGGSAEAITEAVRRGYRRDLDLAAAVQLAVRALSSDGGPNATPRELGAGALEVAILDRTRPLPRKFRRVKGAWLTELLTAAPELVGIAEPEAEPGPDGG; encoded by the coding sequence GTGAGCATGCCGTTCTACGTTGCTCCTGAGCAGCAGATGAAGGATCGGGCGGACTTCGCCCGCAAGGGAATCGCCCGGGGCCGTTCGGTGGTGGTGCTGCGCTATGCCGACGGCATCGTGTTCGTCGCGGAGAACCGCTCCCAGGCGTTGCATAAGGTCAGCGAGATCTACGACCGGATCGGCTTCGCGGCGGTCGGACGTTACAACGAGTTCGAGAACTTGCGGACCGCCGGCATCCGCTACGCCGATCTGCGCGGCTACAGCTATGACCGCACCGATGTCACCGGACGCGGCCTGGCGAACGCGTACGCACAACTGCTGGGCACGATCTTCTCCTCCGGTGGGGAGAAGCCGTACGAGGTGGAGATCGTGGTCGCCGAGCTGGGGGCGACGCCGGAACTCGACCAGATCTACCGGCTCACCTACGACGGTTCGGTCGCCGATGAGGACGCGTACGCCGTGATGGGCGGGTCGGCCGAGGCGATCACCGAGGCGGTGCGACGCGGCTACCGGCGGGACCTGGATCTCGCCGCCGCCGTCCAGCTGGCGGTACGGGCGCTGTCCAGCGACGGCGGGCCCAACGCGACCCCACGAGAGCTGGGCGCAGGGGCGTTGGAGGTCGCGATCCTGGATCGGACCCGGCCGCTGCCCCGCAAATTCCGCCGGGTGAAGGGGGCCTGGCTGACCGAGCTGTTGACCGCGGCACCTGAGTTGGTCGGCATCGCTGAGCCTGAGGCCGAGCCCGGGCCCGACGGCGGGTGA
- the prcB gene encoding proteasome subunit beta, producing MTERLTALPPAFLQAGTSSFTDFAAAVAPNVLPGARAESPGASVADLAPHGTTIVAATFPGGVVVAGDRRATMGNMIAQRDIEKVYPADEYSIIGIAGSAGLAVEMVRLFQLELEHYEKIEGAPLSLVGKANRLATMIRQNLGMALQGFVVVPLFAGWDLARQEGRIFSYDATGGRYEEQAFFSVGSGSVFARGSLKKLYRPDLTATEAATAVIQALYDASDDDSATGGPDLTRRIFPIVMTATADGVTRASDDAVAAIVDQVIAARMRRPDGPGAPLL from the coding sequence GTGACCGAACGACTGACCGCGCTGCCGCCGGCCTTCCTGCAGGCCGGCACGTCCTCCTTCACCGACTTCGCTGCGGCCGTCGCGCCGAACGTGCTGCCCGGGGCCCGCGCCGAGAGCCCTGGTGCCTCGGTGGCTGATCTGGCGCCGCACGGCACGACGATCGTCGCCGCGACCTTTCCCGGCGGTGTGGTCGTCGCCGGCGACCGGCGAGCCACGATGGGCAACATGATCGCCCAGCGCGATATCGAGAAGGTCTACCCGGCCGACGAGTACTCGATCATCGGGATCGCCGGCTCGGCCGGTCTGGCCGTGGAGATGGTGCGGCTGTTCCAGCTGGAACTCGAGCACTACGAGAAGATCGAAGGTGCCCCGCTGTCGCTGGTCGGCAAGGCGAATCGGCTTGCCACCATGATCCGGCAGAACCTGGGCATGGCCTTGCAGGGCTTCGTCGTGGTGCCGCTGTTCGCCGGCTGGGATCTGGCGCGGCAGGAAGGCCGGATCTTCTCCTACGACGCCACCGGCGGACGCTACGAGGAGCAGGCCTTCTTCTCGGTGGGCTCCGGCTCGGTGTTCGCTCGCGGCTCGCTGAAGAAGCTCTATCGGCCCGATCTGACGGCGACCGAGGCCGCCACCGCCGTGATCCAGGCGCTGTACGACGCCTCCGATGACGACTCGGCCACGGGCGGCCCCGATCTCACCCGGCGGATCTTCCCGATCGTGATGACCGCGACCGCAGACGGGGTGACCCGGGCGAGCGACGACGCGGTCGCAGCGATCGTGGATCAGGTCATCGCCGCCCGGATGCGGCGGCCCGACGGACCAGGAGCGCCGCTGCTGTGA
- a CDS encoding ubiquitin-like protein Pup, which translates to MPESEHKSRSRHTETEAAEELAPADSAHKAELDADVDSLLDEIDSVLENNAEEFVRSFVQKGGQ; encoded by the coding sequence ATGCCTGAGTCAGAACACAAGAGCAGGTCCCGGCACACAGAGACCGAGGCCGCCGAGGAACTGGCACCGGCCGACAGCGCCCACAAGGCCGAGCTCGACGCAGACGTCGACTCGCTGCTGGACGAGATCGACTCGGTGCTGGAGAACAACGCCGAGGAGTTCGTGCGGTCGTTCGTGCAGAAGGGCGGGCAGTGA
- the dop gene encoding depupylase/deamidase Dop: MSQLASPELPPALRVMGIETEYGISALGQPVGEELHPMQLSNHVVKGYGWTTTTRQAGWDYETETPLRDIRGYEINRAQAHPDQLTDDDLGMANLILTNGARLYVDHAHPEYSGPEVTSALDAVRYDKAGDVVMAIAAAQASRNLGCSVRLYKNNTDGKGASYGTHENYLLERSTPFDRVVTQFTGFLVSRQVFTGAGRVGLGQASQRPGFQISQRADFFEAEVGLETTLNRPIINTRDEPHADATLHRRLHVITGDANLSEISTYLKVGTASWVLRAIEAGLVPPTVRVDQPVMTMRAVSHDPTCRQLLRLVDGRRVTAMDLQEVYLDAARACYERHAGELGESARIEAKDIFTRWQEVLDTLRRDPTELADQLDWVAKLQLMESYRNRDGLGWASPKLALIDLQYCDVDPQRSLFAALVRKGRMRQLLTGEEIEQARLAPPTDTRAYFRGRVMEKYGPAVVAASWDSVIFDVPGKPALQRLPLLDPLKGTKAQVGPVIDASDDVVALFENLEPRRERP, translated from the coding sequence ATGAGTCAGCTCGCGTCCCCAGAACTCCCCCCAGCCCTCCGGGTGATGGGGATCGAGACGGAGTACGGGATCTCGGCGCTCGGGCAGCCGGTGGGTGAAGAGCTGCACCCGATGCAGTTGTCGAACCATGTCGTCAAGGGCTACGGCTGGACGACCACCACCCGGCAGGCCGGCTGGGACTACGAGACCGAGACACCGCTGCGCGATATCCGCGGCTACGAGATCAACCGCGCTCAGGCGCACCCCGACCAGTTGACCGACGACGACCTCGGCATGGCCAATCTGATCTTGACCAACGGAGCCCGGCTCTATGTGGACCATGCCCACCCGGAGTATTCCGGCCCGGAGGTGACCAGCGCGCTCGACGCGGTGCGCTACGACAAGGCCGGTGATGTGGTGATGGCGATCGCTGCCGCCCAGGCCAGTCGCAACCTCGGCTGCTCGGTGCGCCTCTACAAGAACAACACCGACGGCAAGGGCGCCTCCTACGGCACTCACGAGAACTATCTGCTGGAGCGCAGCACCCCGTTCGACCGGGTGGTGACCCAGTTCACCGGCTTCCTGGTCTCCCGGCAGGTGTTCACCGGTGCCGGCCGGGTCGGTCTGGGCCAGGCGAGCCAGCGACCCGGGTTCCAGATCAGCCAGCGGGCCGACTTCTTCGAGGCCGAGGTGGGGCTGGAGACTACGCTCAACCGGCCGATCATCAATACCCGCGACGAGCCGCACGCCGACGCCACCTTGCACCGACGGCTGCACGTGATCACCGGTGACGCGAACCTGTCGGAGATCTCCACCTACCTGAAGGTCGGCACGGCGTCCTGGGTGCTCCGGGCGATCGAGGCCGGGCTCGTGCCGCCCACCGTACGGGTCGACCAGCCGGTGATGACCATGCGAGCCGTCAGCCATGACCCGACCTGCCGGCAGCTGCTGCGGTTGGTCGACGGCCGTCGGGTGACGGCGATGGACCTGCAAGAGGTCTATCTGGACGCGGCCCGGGCCTGCTATGAGCGGCACGCGGGCGAGCTGGGGGAGTCAGCCCGGATCGAGGCGAAGGACATCTTCACCCGCTGGCAGGAGGTCCTCGACACACTGCGCCGCGACCCGACGGAGCTGGCCGATCAGCTCGACTGGGTGGCGAAGCTGCAGCTGATGGAGTCGTACCGCAATCGGGACGGGCTCGGCTGGGCATCGCCGAAGCTGGCGCTGATCGACCTGCAGTATTGCGACGTGGATCCCCAGCGCAGCCTGTTCGCTGCCCTGGTCCGCAAGGGTCGGATGCGTCAGCTGCTCACCGGCGAGGAGATCGAGCAGGCCCGGCTGGCGCCGCCCACCGACACCAGGGCCTATTTCCGGGGGCGGGTGATGGAGAAGTACGGTCCTGCGGTGGTCGCCGCGTCCTGGGACTCGGTGATCTTCGATGTGCCCGGCAAACCCGCCCTGCAGAGGTTGCCCTTGCTGGATCCGTTGAAGGGCACCAAAGCCCAGGTCGGCCCGGTGATCGACGCCAGCGATGATGTCGTGGCGCTGTTCGAGAACCTGGAGCCCCGTCGCGAGCGGCCGTGA
- a CDS encoding DUF3054 domain-containing protein has protein sequence MRYLPALVVDVVAIIAFAILGRRSHDEAGNLLGVLGTAWPFLAGALIGHAVCWGVVALRGDQAGWRPGVVVWASTLVLGMLLRLASGSGAAWPFVLVAGIVLAALLLGWRGVFRLVQRARTNATV, from the coding sequence GTGAGGTACCTGCCCGCGCTCGTGGTCGACGTGGTGGCGATCATCGCGTTCGCCATTCTCGGTCGGCGCAGCCACGACGAGGCCGGGAATCTGCTCGGGGTGCTGGGCACCGCCTGGCCGTTCCTTGCCGGTGCGCTGATCGGACACGCCGTCTGTTGGGGCGTCGTCGCGCTGCGCGGCGATCAGGCCGGCTGGCGTCCTGGGGTCGTCGTCTGGGCCAGCACGCTGGTGCTCGGCATGCTGCTGCGACTGGCTTCCGGGTCGGGCGCCGCCTGGCCGTTCGTCCTGGTCGCCGGCATCGTGCTCGCCGCCCTCCTGCTCGGCTGGCGTGGGGTCTTCCGGCTGGTGCAGCGTGCCCGCACGAATGCAACGGTGTAG
- a CDS encoding 5-fold beta-flower protein, with product MADVRDSSWSKVGEVDSSGTVRNSSWSKVGEVDSSGTVRNSSWSKVGEVDTSGTIRNSSWSKVGEVDSSGTVRNSSWSKVGEVGAGATIQQAGGAALLLLPLG from the coding sequence ATGGCCGACGTCCGGGACTCCTCCTGGAGCAAAGTGGGCGAAGTTGATTCGTCCGGCACGGTGCGGAACTCTTCCTGGTCAAAGGTGGGCGAGGTTGATTCGTCCGGCACCGTGCGGAACTCTTCGTGGAGCAAGGTAGGAGAAGTCGATACCTCCGGAACAATTCGCAATTCGTCGTGGTCGAAGGTGGGCGAAGTCGATTCGTCCGGCACTGTGCGGAACTCTTCCTGGAGCAAGGTAGGAGAAGTCGGCGCGGGCGCAACAATTCAGCAGGCGGGCGGCGCAGCACTGCTCCTGCTTCCGCTTGGCTGA